From one Rosa rugosa chromosome 4, drRosRugo1.1, whole genome shotgun sequence genomic stretch:
- the LOC133741787 gene encoding uncharacterized protein LOC133741787 isoform X2 yields MKGRSHRLQSSDPPDDWVDESWTVDCLCGVTFDDGEEMVNCDECGVWVHTRCSRYVKGDDNFVCDKCKSRNSRNDSEETEVAQLLVELPTKTVRMESSFPPPPNMPTRRPLRLWTDIPMEERVHVQGIPGGDPAIFGGLSSVFTPELWKSTGYVPKKFNFQYREFPCWDKKEEADVRFDEDSENAVDKGAGVLFSLLNESVLASPVAALVGMRSREEGGYDKKVSLKETKRWDKEVRDLRCAQSGVKKERSLLRPMVLHTGKRKKDDLGTSKDRSAKKRARAAEKEADAKKRGAQSSKSVFTPSSDAKQLEFSEDRGPKISKADVQSMKYKKSSNSVVREPAPNVSLATDCTVENHSSEALLSDRSKKIDDGLKEDKVEHQVSAVPGHMTITKMDGAAVASLLELNDARTDCLQEQGDSTEDENLNVKPPIENVSTAPEVEVQNHCPTSDGSVQRSPNKKTEDHEDNSQSPVNVQSSLHGEAKDLGKSSDQVSESSKLNGVIVNIPLSSDHKVQGADRTSEAVSDSHTERGDELSGDCQPKRESEDLADSVTLQKCSSDVKHGLKLSEDLSKSGGILNSAAAPGQLKTASAGKSCTVPSTSLTPKSSTPQNLKSGDVQNPNPFTKQQIMSESKVSIKKDCASSADMDHDKDNMPRKIVKEQLRSPTSSALKASHFSRNSHDSVSKRTTSESKDSLLHSSSKTLSEGDTAVPSGSSEKVLHGQNKSSASSALQRGEKLNQTTSSKTSQSHAPPSCPPAPSSSQAKLSDEELALLLHQELNSSPRVPRVPRARHASSLPQLASPTATSMLIKRTSSSSGKDHNSGSRRKVRDAYKDGVRSSRELDDETKRMDRVPSSPDPRRQDAASTVDATRREENASSTASHSYKKTIPSTPIPTANSGPSSSTEANDRNVSSVRSSPRNASDDDTGAVGPVHPTLPGLINEIMSKGRRMTYEELCNAVMPHWHNLRKHNGERYAYTSPSQAVLDCLRNRHEWARLVDRGPKGSTSNRNE; encoded by the exons ATGAAAGGCCGATCTCACCGGCTTCAGAGTTCGGACCCGCCGGACGACTGGGTGGATGAGTCGTGGACGGTGGATTGTTTGTGTGGTGTGACTTTCGACGATGGGGAAGAGATGGTGAATTGTGATGAGTgtggtgtttgggtgcacactCGGTGTTCTAGGTATGTGAAGGGAGATGATAattttgtttgtgataaatgtAAGAGCAGGAATAGTAGGAATGATAGTGAGGAAACTGAGGTTGCGCAATTGTTGGTTGAGCTGCCTACCAAGACTGTGAGAATGGAGAGTTCGTTTCCGCCACCACCGAATATGCCTACTCGGCGCCCTCTTAGGCTTTGGACTGATATACCAATGGAGGAGAGGGTGCATGTGCAGGGAATTCCAGGGGGTGACCCTGCTATATTTGGTGGGTTGTCGTCAGTTTTTACTCCGGAGCTGTGGAAGTCGACGGGATATGTGCCCAAAAAGTTTAATTTTCAGTATAGGGAGTTCCCTTGTTGGGATAAGAAGGAGGAGGCTGATGTTAGATTTGATGAAGACAGTGAGAATGCAGTGGATAAAGGTGCTGGCGTTCTGTTCTCTTTGTTGAATGAGAGTGTCTTGGCAAGCCCAGTGGCTGCTTTGGTTGGAATGAGGAGCCGAGAAGAAGGCGGGTATGACAAGAAGGTCTCTTTGAAAGAGACAAAAAGGTGGGATAAGGAGGTTCGTGATCTTAGATGTGCTCAGAGTGGtgtgaagaaggagaggagtttaCTGCGGCCCATGGTATTACATACGGGTAAGCGTAAGAAGGACGATCTGGGTACATCCAAAGATCGGAGTGCCAAGAAGAGGGCTAGAGCTGCTGAGAAAGAGGCTGATGCAAAGAAGAGAGGGGCTCAATCTTCTAAATCAG TGTTTACACCCTCAAGTGATGCAAAACAATTGGAATTTTCTGAGGACAGAGGTCCGAAGATTTCTAAGGCTGATGTTCAGAGTATGAAGTACAAGAAGTCTAGCAACTCTGTGGTTAGAGAACCTGCACCAAATGTTTCTCTTGCGACAGACTGTACTGTTGAAAATCACTCTTCAGAAGCCTTACTTTCTGATAGGTCTAAAAAGATTGATGATGGGCTGAAGGAAGACAAGGTGGAACACCAAGTTTCTGCAGTGCCGGGGCACATGACTATCACCAAAATGGATGGTGCTGCTGTTGCATCATTGTTAGAATTAAATGATGCTAGGACTGATTGTCTACAAGAACAG GGAGATAGCACAGAAGATGAAAATTTGAATGTGAAACCACCCATTGAAAATGTTAGCACTGCACCGGAGGTTGAAGTTCAGAATCACTGTCCTACTAGCGACGGGTCCGTACAACGTTCTCCCAATAAGAAAACTGAAGACCATGAGGACAATTCTCAGAGCCCGGTGAATGTGCAGTCTTCTCTTCATGGTGAGGCAAAAGATCTCGGCAAATCTTCTGATCAAGTGTCTGAAAGTTCGAAACTTAATGGTGTAATAGTAAACATCCCACTGTCCAGTGACCATAAGGTGCAAGGTGCTGACAGAACTTCTGAAGCAGTTAGTGATTCTCATACAGAGAGGGGTGATGAATTATCTGGTGATTGCCAGCCTAAACGGGAATCAGAAGATTTGGCGGATTCAGTTACTCTGCAAAAATGTTCTTCAGATGTCAAACATGGTTTGAAGCTTTCAGAAGATCTTTCAAAATCAGGCGGGATCTTAAACTCTGCAGCAGCACCGGGTCAGCTTAAAACAGCAAGTGCTGGGAAATCTTGTACTGTTCCATCCACCAGTTTGACCCCCAAATCATCCACTCCTCAGAACTTAAAATCTGGTGATGTTCAGAATCCTAATCCATTTACTAAGCAGCAAATAATGTCTGAAAGTAAAGTTAGCATTAAGAAAGATTGTGCTTCATCCGCGGACATGGATCACGATAAGGACAATATGCCAAGGAAAATAGTAAAAGAGCAGTTAAGATCCCCTACAAGTTCTGCTCTGAAAGCCTCACACTTCAGCAGGAATTCACATGATTCTGTATCCAAGCGGACCACATCAGAATCAAAAGATTCATTGCTTCACTCATCTTCCAAGACATTGTCTGAAGGGGATACTGCAGTTCCTTCAGGCTCTAGTGAGAAGGTTTTACATGGGCAGAACAAAAGTTCAGCGTCAAGTGCATTGCAAAGAGGTGAAAAGTTAAACCAGACAACTTCTTCTAAGACTAGTCAGAGTCATGCACCACCTTCTTGTCCACCTGCACCATCAAGTTCTCAAGCAAAACTAAGTGATGAGGAA CTCGCTTTACTTTTACATCAAGAACTCAACAGTTCTCCCAGAGTACCTCGTGTACCACGTGCTCGTCATGCGTCTAGCTTACCTCAGCTGGCTTCTCCAACTGCAACAAGCATGTTAATAAAGCGTACATCTTCTTCTAGCGGAAAGGATCACAACTCG GGCTCTAGAAGAAAAGTGAGGGATGCATATAAAGATGGGGTCCGAAGTTCCCGTGAACTGGATGATGAAACTAAGAGGATGGACAGAGTCCCATCTTCTCCTGATCCTAGAAGACAAGATGCAGCTAGTACAGTAGATGCTACTAGGAGGGAGGAAAATGCATCTTCAACAGCCTCACATTCTTACAAAAAGACTATCCCTTCTACCCCCATTCCAACTGCAAACAGTGGTCCATCTTCATCCACTGAGGCTAATGATCGCAATGTGTCATCAGTACGCAGTTCACCGAGGAATGCGTCCGATGATGATACAGGGGCAGTTGGTCCTGTTCATCCTACTTTACCAG GCTTGATAAATGAGATTATGAGTAAAGGTAGACGAATGACGTATGAGGAGCTCTGCAATGCTGTGATGCCG CACTGGCATAATCTGAGAAAGCACAATGGAGAGCGTTATGCATATACAAGTCCTTCGCAGGCTGTTCTTGATTGCCTTCGGAATCGACATGAATGGGCTCGATTAGTTGATCGTGGTCCGAAG GGATCCACTTCAAACAGGAATGAGTAG
- the LOC133742124 gene encoding polyadenylate-binding protein-interacting protein 11 produces MAVVENLENAGVELGKTVGSASANRNPEVTTEQPSAAAAGVAVTSNDQDQSSAKHGPLRQRLEAALQQQQYAMVNGNQNGQLSFDHHQQRSNDEMNGGDHHDVGDSFNRDMRELRELFSKLNPMAEEFVPPSHANNNHGISGGFVDFTALMMQNGNRIGQINGGGFPGRRRNNQGKRRMNSRTSLAQREDRIRRTVYVSDIDQQVTEEQLAALFITCGQVVDCRICGDPNSVLRFAFIEFTDEEGARAALSLAGTMLGFYPVRVLPSKTAIAPVNPTFLPRTEDEREMCARTIYCTNIDKKVSQADVKLFFESVCGEVYRLRLLGDYHHSTRIAFVEFVMAESAIAALNCSGVVLGSLPIRVSPSKTPVRPRAPRLPIH; encoded by the exons ATGGCAGTGGTTGAGAATCTCGAGAATGCTGGGGTGGAGTTGGGGAAGACCGTGGGGTCCGCCTCAGCGAATCGGAACCCGGAGGTTACGACGGAGCAGCCATCGGCGGCTGCTGCTGGTGTTGCCGTGACATCCAACGATCAGGATCAGTCCTCGGCCAAGCACGGGCCTTTACGGCAGCGGCTCGAGGCGGCTCTACAGCAGCAGCAGTACGCGATGGTAAACGGGAACCAGAACGGTCAGCTGAGCTTCGATCATCACCAGCAGCGATCTAACGACGAGATGAACGGCGGGGATCACCACGACGTGGGGGACAGCTTCAATCGGGACATGAGGGAGCTGAGGGAGCTCTTCTCTAAGCTCAACCCCATGGCGGAGGAGTTTGTGCCTCCCTCACATGCTAACAACAACCATGGAATCAGCGGTGGGTTTGTTGACTTCACCGCACTGATGATGCAGAATGGAAACAGAATCGGACAAATTAACGGTGGTGGTTTTCCCGGCCGACGA AGGAATAATCAAGGAAAGAGGAGAATGAACAGCAGGACCAGTCTAGCCCAGCGAGAAGATAGAATTCGAAGGACTGTGTATGTGTCTGACATTGATCAACAG GTCACTGAGGAACAGCTCGCAGCGCTATTCATTACTTGTGGGCAG GTTGTTGACTGTCGAATTTGTGGTGACCCGAATTCTGTACTCCGTTTTGCCTTTATCGAGTTCACTGATGAAG AAGGTGCAAGGGCTGCTTTGAGTCTTGCCGGGACAATGCTTGGGTTCTACCCTGTGAGGGTGTTGCCTTCTAAGACAGCTATTGCACCTGTTAACCCAACATTCTTGCCTCGG ACTGAAGATGAACGTGAGATGTGTGCAAGAACGATATACTGTACAAATATTGACAAGAAG GTTTCTCAAGCTGATGTTAAGCTCTTTTTTGAATCAGTTTGTGGAGAG GTTTATCGTCTGAGGCTGCTGGGAGACTATCACCACTCCACTCGTATTGCATTTGTTGAGTTTGTGATG GCTGAAAGTGCAATTGCTGCTCTCAACTGTAGTGGTGTGGTTTTGGGATCATTGCCAATCAG GGTAAGTCCATCCAAGACACCTGTTCGTCCACGCGCTCCTCGCCTTCCCATACATTGA
- the LOC133741787 gene encoding uncharacterized protein LOC133741787 isoform X1 — protein MKGRSHRLQSSDPPDDWVDESWTVDCLCGVTFDDGEEMVNCDECGVWVHTRCSRYVKGDDNFVCDKCKSRNSRNDSEETEVAQLLVELPTKTVRMESSFPPPPNMPTRRPLRLWTDIPMEERVHVQGIPGGDPAIFGGLSSVFTPELWKSTGYVPKKFNFQYREFPCWDKKEEADVRFDEDSENAVDKGAGVLFSLLNESVLASPVAALVGMRSREEGGYDKKVSLKETKRWDKEVRDLRCAQSGVKKERSLLRPMVLHTGKRKKDDLGTSKDRSAKKRARAAEKEADAKKRGAQSSKSVFTPSSDAKQLEFSEDRGPKISKADVQSMKYKKSSNSVVREPAPNVSLATDCTVENHSSEALLSDRSKKIDDGLKEDKVEHQVSAVPGHMTITKMDGAAVASLLELNDARTDCLQEQGDSTEDENLNVKPPIENVSTAPEVEVQNHCPTSDGSVQRSPNKKTEDHEDNSQSPVNVQSSLHGEAKDLGKSSDQVSESSKLNGVIVNIPLSSDHKVQGADRTSEAVSDSHTERGDELSGDCQPKRESEDLADSVTLQKCSSDVKHGLKLSEDLSKSGGILNSAAAPGQLKTASAGKSCTVPSTSLTPKSSTPQNLKSGDVQNPNPFTKQQIMSESKVSIKKDCASSADMDHDKDNMPRKIVKEQLRSPTSSALKASHFSRNSHDSVSKRTTSESKDSLLHSSSKTLSEGDTAVPSGSSEKVLHGQNKSSASSALQRGEKLNQTTSSKTSQSHAPPSCPPAPSSSQAKLSDEELALLLHQELNSSPRVPRVPRARHASSLPQLASPTATSMLIKRTSSSSGKDHNSGSRRKVRDAYKDGVRSSRELDDETKRMDRVPSSPDPRRQDAASTVDATRREENASSTASHSYKKTIPSTPIPTANSGPSSSTEANDRNVSSVRSSPRNASDDDTGAVGPVHPTLPGLINEIMSKGRRMTYEELCNAVMPHWHNLRKHNGERYAYTSPSQAVLDCLRNRHEWARLVDRGPKTNPRKKRKLDADDSEDNEYGRVNNPKELEGKSIETQREDYPKGKRKARKRRRLALQGRGIKDVREKRKADLLTDDDVGPSFSNSTEETVSEDDIQGGGAGPIGSEASSSSEEEGTS, from the exons ATGAAAGGCCGATCTCACCGGCTTCAGAGTTCGGACCCGCCGGACGACTGGGTGGATGAGTCGTGGACGGTGGATTGTTTGTGTGGTGTGACTTTCGACGATGGGGAAGAGATGGTGAATTGTGATGAGTgtggtgtttgggtgcacactCGGTGTTCTAGGTATGTGAAGGGAGATGATAattttgtttgtgataaatgtAAGAGCAGGAATAGTAGGAATGATAGTGAGGAAACTGAGGTTGCGCAATTGTTGGTTGAGCTGCCTACCAAGACTGTGAGAATGGAGAGTTCGTTTCCGCCACCACCGAATATGCCTACTCGGCGCCCTCTTAGGCTTTGGACTGATATACCAATGGAGGAGAGGGTGCATGTGCAGGGAATTCCAGGGGGTGACCCTGCTATATTTGGTGGGTTGTCGTCAGTTTTTACTCCGGAGCTGTGGAAGTCGACGGGATATGTGCCCAAAAAGTTTAATTTTCAGTATAGGGAGTTCCCTTGTTGGGATAAGAAGGAGGAGGCTGATGTTAGATTTGATGAAGACAGTGAGAATGCAGTGGATAAAGGTGCTGGCGTTCTGTTCTCTTTGTTGAATGAGAGTGTCTTGGCAAGCCCAGTGGCTGCTTTGGTTGGAATGAGGAGCCGAGAAGAAGGCGGGTATGACAAGAAGGTCTCTTTGAAAGAGACAAAAAGGTGGGATAAGGAGGTTCGTGATCTTAGATGTGCTCAGAGTGGtgtgaagaaggagaggagtttaCTGCGGCCCATGGTATTACATACGGGTAAGCGTAAGAAGGACGATCTGGGTACATCCAAAGATCGGAGTGCCAAGAAGAGGGCTAGAGCTGCTGAGAAAGAGGCTGATGCAAAGAAGAGAGGGGCTCAATCTTCTAAATCAG TGTTTACACCCTCAAGTGATGCAAAACAATTGGAATTTTCTGAGGACAGAGGTCCGAAGATTTCTAAGGCTGATGTTCAGAGTATGAAGTACAAGAAGTCTAGCAACTCTGTGGTTAGAGAACCTGCACCAAATGTTTCTCTTGCGACAGACTGTACTGTTGAAAATCACTCTTCAGAAGCCTTACTTTCTGATAGGTCTAAAAAGATTGATGATGGGCTGAAGGAAGACAAGGTGGAACACCAAGTTTCTGCAGTGCCGGGGCACATGACTATCACCAAAATGGATGGTGCTGCTGTTGCATCATTGTTAGAATTAAATGATGCTAGGACTGATTGTCTACAAGAACAG GGAGATAGCACAGAAGATGAAAATTTGAATGTGAAACCACCCATTGAAAATGTTAGCACTGCACCGGAGGTTGAAGTTCAGAATCACTGTCCTACTAGCGACGGGTCCGTACAACGTTCTCCCAATAAGAAAACTGAAGACCATGAGGACAATTCTCAGAGCCCGGTGAATGTGCAGTCTTCTCTTCATGGTGAGGCAAAAGATCTCGGCAAATCTTCTGATCAAGTGTCTGAAAGTTCGAAACTTAATGGTGTAATAGTAAACATCCCACTGTCCAGTGACCATAAGGTGCAAGGTGCTGACAGAACTTCTGAAGCAGTTAGTGATTCTCATACAGAGAGGGGTGATGAATTATCTGGTGATTGCCAGCCTAAACGGGAATCAGAAGATTTGGCGGATTCAGTTACTCTGCAAAAATGTTCTTCAGATGTCAAACATGGTTTGAAGCTTTCAGAAGATCTTTCAAAATCAGGCGGGATCTTAAACTCTGCAGCAGCACCGGGTCAGCTTAAAACAGCAAGTGCTGGGAAATCTTGTACTGTTCCATCCACCAGTTTGACCCCCAAATCATCCACTCCTCAGAACTTAAAATCTGGTGATGTTCAGAATCCTAATCCATTTACTAAGCAGCAAATAATGTCTGAAAGTAAAGTTAGCATTAAGAAAGATTGTGCTTCATCCGCGGACATGGATCACGATAAGGACAATATGCCAAGGAAAATAGTAAAAGAGCAGTTAAGATCCCCTACAAGTTCTGCTCTGAAAGCCTCACACTTCAGCAGGAATTCACATGATTCTGTATCCAAGCGGACCACATCAGAATCAAAAGATTCATTGCTTCACTCATCTTCCAAGACATTGTCTGAAGGGGATACTGCAGTTCCTTCAGGCTCTAGTGAGAAGGTTTTACATGGGCAGAACAAAAGTTCAGCGTCAAGTGCATTGCAAAGAGGTGAAAAGTTAAACCAGACAACTTCTTCTAAGACTAGTCAGAGTCATGCACCACCTTCTTGTCCACCTGCACCATCAAGTTCTCAAGCAAAACTAAGTGATGAGGAA CTCGCTTTACTTTTACATCAAGAACTCAACAGTTCTCCCAGAGTACCTCGTGTACCACGTGCTCGTCATGCGTCTAGCTTACCTCAGCTGGCTTCTCCAACTGCAACAAGCATGTTAATAAAGCGTACATCTTCTTCTAGCGGAAAGGATCACAACTCG GGCTCTAGAAGAAAAGTGAGGGATGCATATAAAGATGGGGTCCGAAGTTCCCGTGAACTGGATGATGAAACTAAGAGGATGGACAGAGTCCCATCTTCTCCTGATCCTAGAAGACAAGATGCAGCTAGTACAGTAGATGCTACTAGGAGGGAGGAAAATGCATCTTCAACAGCCTCACATTCTTACAAAAAGACTATCCCTTCTACCCCCATTCCAACTGCAAACAGTGGTCCATCTTCATCCACTGAGGCTAATGATCGCAATGTGTCATCAGTACGCAGTTCACCGAGGAATGCGTCCGATGATGATACAGGGGCAGTTGGTCCTGTTCATCCTACTTTACCAG GCTTGATAAATGAGATTATGAGTAAAGGTAGACGAATGACGTATGAGGAGCTCTGCAATGCTGTGATGCCG CACTGGCATAATCTGAGAAAGCACAATGGAGAGCGTTATGCATATACAAGTCCTTCGCAGGCTGTTCTTGATTGCCTTCGGAATCGACATGAATGGGCTCGATTAGTTGATCGTGGTCCGAAG ACGAACCCTAGGAAAAAGCGAAAACTTGATGCTGATGATTCAGAGGATAATGAATATGGCAGGGTCAACAATCCAAAGGAGTTGGAAGGTAAAAGCATAGAGACACAGAGAGAGGACTATCCAAAGGGCAAGAGAAAAGCTCGAAAGCGCAGAAGACTGGCCCTTCAAGGAAGAGGAATAAAGGATGTCAGGGAGAAACGGAAGGCAGATTTGCTCACCGATGATGATGTAGGGCCATCATTTTCTAATTCCACAGAGGAAACTGTGTCTGAGGATGATATTCAGGGAGGTGGAGCAGGTCCAATTGGAAGTGAGGCCTCTTCTAGTTCAGAGGAGGAAGGGACAAGTTGA